The window TCCGTCCACGGCAGCGGAATCGCTGGACGGGTCACCGAGAAGGACGTCCGCGGTTTGACCGGGAAGTCCAACGGCAAGCGTGGACACGCGCCGGCGCCCACAGTGACGGTGGCCCCGGCCGCACGTCGGGCCACGACACCCCCCCCATCAGCCGCGACGCGGACGCCGGCACCGCCGCCACGGGCAGCCGCCGCCATTCCCGCCGGGGAAGATTCCATCCGTATCCCGTTCCGGGGTGTCCGCCGCACGATTGCCAACAGGCTCAGAGAGAGTGTCAATCAGGCCGTCCACTTCAATGTCATGGACGAGGCCGATGTGTCCGAGCTCGACATCCTCCGCCGGAAGCTTGCGGCCGCGAGCGGGGAGAAGGTTTCGTTCCTTCCGTTCGTTGCGTCCGCGGTCTGTCGCGTGCTGAGCAGCGAGTCGTTCCGTGCCATGAATGCAACGGTCGATGAGCGTGCCGGCGATGAGACCTACGAGGCGGCCATCGTCCAGCACCGCGCTGTTCACCTGGGGATCGCAACCGATACCGACGCGGGCCTTATGGTCCCGGTGATCCGGGATTGCGATGCCCTCGGCGTGCTCGAGATCGGCAGGCAGATCTCGGGGATCGCCACCGCCGCGAGGAACCGCAGCATCCCGCGAGAGCAACTGACCGGATCGACCTTTACGATCAGCAACGTCGGCAGCCATGCGGGCCGGTTTGCCACGCCGATCATCAACTACCCTGAAGTTGCGATTCTCGCGGTCGGCCGTGGTCGGCAGTCGCCGGTCGTCCGTGGCGGCGGCATCTTTGTCGGTCAGCTGCTCCCTCTGAGCCTCGCCTGCGACCATCGGGTCGTTGACGGTGCAACCGCGGCCCTCGCTCTGGCGAAGGTCATCGAGTTGCTGCAGGATCCCGAGCAGTTGATGGCACCGGCCCGCGGGTGAACCGCCGCCGAACTATCGCTGGCTGCCCGCCGAGGCCGTCCGAACTTCAGCCGGCGTGTGCCCTTGGGCAACCGCATCCGCCTCGCTGGCAAACGACGGCGGCACTCCCAGGTATGCGAGTGATCGCTCCATGACTCGCCGAACGACCGGCCCCGCGGTCTGCGATCCGTAGTGCAGCCTCCGACGGACTCGATCAGGACCCGGATCGTCGATGACGACGATGCAAACCAGCCTTGGGGACTCGCTCGGCCCCGCCGCAATGAACGACGCGTTGTACTGGTTGGGGTAATACCCCTTGAAGCCGCGGGGCTTCTTGATGCCTTTGGGCGCCGGGCCAATCGGGATCTCTGCCGTGCCTGACTTGGCGAACAGATCGTACTTCGGCAGCGGCTCCTCCTTTGAGCGAGCCAGTCGCAAATCGAGGTTGTGTGCGACGCCCCGCATCGTCTCGCGGGTGAGATTGGCGATCGTCGAGGGGAGCACGCGAACAACCCGATCCGTTGGGCCATCGATGTCCCGGGCGACCAATCGAACTGGGGGGATCGTCCCGGCGGCGTCTCCTGTACGAGCAAAGGCGGAGTAGGCGCGGACCATCTGGATTGGCGTCACCGCGACCTCGTGCCCCATGGCGACCGACGTCTGCGTGTACTTGCTCCAACTCTTGAGGCTCGTGACAATACCGGGCGACTCCCCTGGGAGTCCGCGGAACTGCCCCGGCTCCGGTTTGTCCGGGAACACGCGGGACCCAAAGCCGAAGCGGACCACGGCGCCACGCATCTGTTCATCCGACATTCGCCGAGTGACCTTGGCCATGCCGATGTTCGAAGAGTTGATCAGGACCTCGGCCCATGTCTGGCGGTCCTTCTTGACGACATCGGCGACATGTCGTCCGTAGGCCGTGTACCAGTTGCCCCCGCCGGTGTCGATCACCTCGCCGGGATCTGCCAGACCAAGTTCGGTCGTGACGGCCCACATGAACGGCTTGAAGGTCGATCCAGGCTCGTACACGTCCTCTATGCAGCGGTTTCTCGCGAGCTCCGGATGGGCGCGGCCATTCGGGTCCGGACGTATTGTGATGTAGCGGCGACCGGTAGCGAGCGGATTGTTCCAATCAAACGGCACGGCATCCGGCAGGTCGCGGACCAGATCGACCATGGCGACGATCTCGCCTGTCAGCGGATCCAGCATCACGAGACGTCCGCCTGCGGCGTCCGCATCGACAAGCCCCCGCTCCAGCTCCTCGATCGCCATCCGCTGCAGCTCTAGGTCGATCGAAAGCCGGACATCGCGTCCGCGAGTCGGTGGCACATAGGCGCCCTGCTCGATCCAAAGCGGGTGCGAGAAGGCATCCCGGACATAGGAGAGACGCCCTGGGGTGGGCGAGACCGCGTTGTCGAGCATGAGCTCGGCGCCGGCAAGCCCCGCGTGATCAACGCCGACCTTGCCGATGATCGACGCGGCGAGCGCAGAGCCCGGAGTCTCCCGCACCCCGCGGAGTTCCAGGTAAACCCCAGGGATCTTGGCGGCACGGACGGAATCGACACGCCAGTCCTCGAGCACGTCGCCGATTGTCCGGTACCGGGAGAGCGGCAGCGGCTTTGGCGAGTAGACCGCATTGGTTTCAGGGTCAACCCGCGTGACCTCTCCAGCCGCCATGGCGGCGCGGCGCTCGTTCTCCGCGATTGTCGGCACCAGGCGGGACGCCAGGTAGCTCATCGGCAGGCCCGATGCATCGGCCAGCTTGATGAGGGCCTCGTCGGGCGGCACAGGGAACCGCGTCGGATCGACAAAGATCCGGTACCCGAAACGCGTGCCCGCGGCCAGGCGACCTCGGCGGTCCAGGATCTCGCCTCGCACGCCCGGCTCGCGAACGACGCTTACCCTGTCGTTGAGGTGCTGGCGGAGATCCTCCGACGGTCGGAGTTGAAGCTGCGCGACCCGCCCGAGCATGACCACCAGGAACGCGGCGATGCCGAAGACGGTGGCGGCGGCGCAGCAGTCGGCCCTGGACCGGGTCGGACGCCACCGAGACGTGTTGGTGGCCGGTGGGGCGATCATTCGCGATGGGAATCCTGGCGTGCGGTGATGACGGCAGCGGATGCGACCTGAGAGGCCGGTACAGCGCCGGGGCGGGCTGGAACCGGCAGGCTCTCGAGCGGACCGATCGCCCGTGCGAGCTGCTCGACGTTGCCGGGCGTGACGCTGCCTGCAATCTCGACGCGAAGGTGCCACAGGGCCCGGTCGTGCTCTGCAACTCGCTTCTGAAGCACTGCTAAGTCATGCACCGCCTGGAGGCGGAGCTGCCGGTTGGTCAACAGCACACAGCCGATGACGCCGACGGTGACGATGACAGCACAGATCTTGGCAAACATGGGTGACCCTGCCGGAGCACTCAGCGTGCCGGAAGCTTGAGCTTCATACCGATGGAGAGCGAATCCGCATCGTCGATCAGGTCGGCGTTGAGATCGCGGATATTCTCCCACCGCGACTTGCTGCCGAGTTGGCGATCGGCGATGCGGGCGAGGGTGTCCCCGGCCTGGACCACATAGAGAGTGCCCGAGGTCGGCTTGGAGGGCTTCTGCGGCTTCTCTGTGGTCGGTGTCGGAGAGGCAGGCTGGTCGGCCTTGGCCTCAGGCGGGAGCTGGGCGGTTCCGAGCAGAACCTCTCGCGGCGGGATGAGCAGGGTCACGCCGATCCGGAGTGAGCCCTCTGATCCAACTCGCCCCTTGTTGTAGGCCATCAACTGCTTCCACAGTCCCTTTTCCGAGTAGTACTTCTCGGAGATAACAGAGAGGGTGTCTCCCTTTACAACCTCGTGCCGCCTGAGCGAGCCGGTCGAAACCGGAAGGCCGGAGAACTTCAAAGCCGGAACCGGTTCCGGGGCCTCGCCATTGACCTGCAGGGTGTCGACCCGAACCGCGGGCTGAAGCGAGGAGATCCCCAGCGATCCGGGCGTGCGGTCCGATCCGCCGGCATCCGCGATCAGCACTGGCCGGGTGGTCTGCGCGGTCGCGGCCATGTTGATGATCTCGGGCTCATGCCTCCCACCCAGGAGAGGCTCCGAGGCCGGACCCGGAAGGGTCAACGGAGGAGGAGATGGGAGCGGCTGCAGGTCCGACGCGTCGGCGGTGGATACGAGGACGGCCGGAAGGACGCCGGCAACCGCTACCGGATCGGTGTTGTTCGCGTCGAGCACACGAGCAGAGCGGGCCTTGGAGAAGTGGTCCGAGATGAGGACCCCGACGACCAAGACCAGCGAGAATCCGACGACGAGAGCCAGTTTGTGTTCACGTGTCACAGTGACGCTTCCCTGCGGTTTGAGGACGTGGTGTGAGCGGCGCGCCGTCCTGGCACGATCCGCTCCTTGAATCGTGCATCGCGGCCTCTGGAGTTGAATGCTTCAGCCCGCCACTTCGTGCGCCGGATTTTGGCGCCGCGTTGGCACCGGCAGGACCGCCCCGCGCCCCGCTATTCCGGCGTCGCCGCAGCGAGCTGAATGGCCCGCATCTTGGCAGACCTCGATCGGGGATTTGCGGCCGTTTCGGCCGGAGACGCAACGATCGGCTTGCGAACCAAATCTCTCGCATGCCCCCGTTTGACCACCGCGGCGAAGGACCGCTTGACGAGGCGATCTTCCAGCGAGTGGAACGAGATAACTGCGAGGCGGGCGCCAGAGCCCGCCCAGCCGGCCGGCGAAGAATGCCGACCAATCGCTCGCGCCTGCCGCTCGATCGCATCAAGGAGCGCAGCCAAGTTCCCCATCTCATCGTTGACAGCAATGCGCAGGGCCTGAAAGGTCCTCGTGGCGGGATCGATTGACGCACCAGGTCTTCTCGCTCTTGAGCCAAGCGCCTCGCGGATGATCGCCGCAAGCCGCGTCGTCGTGGTTATCGGCGCATCCGCCCGCGACTCTGCTATTTTTTGCGCGATCCGGCCGGCCTGCTTCTCCTCGCCGAACTCATGGATGAGGCGGGCAAGTTCGTACTGCGGAAGCGAATTGACGAGTTGGGCCGCGGTAACCGGAGAATCGGGGTCAAGCCGCATGTCCAGCGGGCCTTCCCGCGAGAAGGAGAAGCCGCGGTCGGCCTGATCGACCTGAACAGAAGCGAACCCCAGATCGGCGAGCAGCAAGTTGGCCCGCAAGCCTCGCTCCGTCAGTTGCCGGGGAAGATCTGCAAAATTTGCGCGAATCGTCACCAGATTCGGGGACTGACACATCTCCTGAATGCGCCTCGCCGCCGCCGAGAGATTGGCCGGATCGACGTCGCAAAGGACGACCGTGCCGGCGGACCCCAATCGCGGCGCGATTGCCGCGGCGTGGCCACCGAGGCCGGCGGTGCAATCTACGTACGTCTCGCCGGCCCCGGGATCGAGCGTCGCGAGCACCTCATTGAGCAGGACAGGAATGTGGCCTTTGGTCATGCGGCCTCTGCCGGGATTAGTTGCCCGGCCAATCGGGCCGCGTAAACCGGCCGTTGCGAAGGATCAGGTCGCCGTCGGCATGGATGGTCCCTGCCGTCCGCAGGTCGCACACCATGTCCCAGTGAAGGCCGGACTGGTTCGTGCTCCCGGACTCGGGGTACCCGGCCCCGACAGCCGCATGGAAC of the Phycisphaeraceae bacterium genome contains:
- a CDS encoding 2-oxo acid dehydrogenase subunit E2 yields the protein MAHSKSTANPNDFILPDLGEGVHEAELIAWKVTVGQKVAEHDILAEMETDKALVEVPSPRAGVIAVLHGEPGQILKVGNALVTYEGAAPSGGGLPVTRVSEAQASPAEPKAEPAPESSDDYERSEDDGTVVGRMTKMEAAPGKVLATPAVRRLARDLGVDINSVHGSGIAGRVTEKDVRGLTGKSNGKRGHAPAPTVTVAPAARRATTPPPSAATRTPAPPPRAAAAIPAGEDSIRIPFRGVRRTIANRLRESVNQAVHFNVMDEADVSELDILRRKLAAASGEKVSFLPFVASAVCRVLSSESFRAMNATVDERAGDETYEAAIVQHRAVHLGIATDTDAGLMVPVIRDCDALGVLEIGRQISGIATAARNRSIPREQLTGSTFTISNVGSHAGRFATPIINYPEVAILAVGRGRQSPVVRGGGIFVGQLLPLSLACDHRVVDGATAALALAKVIELLQDPEQLMAPARG
- a CDS encoding penicillin-binding protein 2, with the protein product MIAPPATNTSRWRPTRSRADCCAAATVFGIAAFLVVMLGRVAQLQLRPSEDLRQHLNDRVSVVREPGVRGEILDRRGRLAAGTRFGYRIFVDPTRFPVPPDEALIKLADASGLPMSYLASRLVPTIAENERRAAMAAGEVTRVDPETNAVYSPKPLPLSRYRTIGDVLEDWRVDSVRAAKIPGVYLELRGVRETPGSALAASIIGKVGVDHAGLAGAELMLDNAVSPTPGRLSYVRDAFSHPLWIEQGAYVPPTRGRDVRLSIDLELQRMAIEELERGLVDADAAGGRLVMLDPLTGEIVAMVDLVRDLPDAVPFDWNNPLATGRRYITIRPDPNGRAHPELARNRCIEDVYEPGSTFKPFMWAVTTELGLADPGEVIDTGGGNWYTAYGRHVADVVKKDRQTWAEVLINSSNIGMAKVTRRMSDEQMRGAVVRFGFGSRVFPDKPEPGQFRGLPGESPGIVTSLKSWSKYTQTSVAMGHEVAVTPIQMVRAYSAFARTGDAAGTIPPVRLVARDIDGPTDRVVRVLPSTIANLTRETMRGVAHNLDLRLARSKEEPLPKYDLFAKSGTAEIPIGPAPKGIKKPRGFKGYYPNQYNASFIAAGPSESPRLVCIVVIDDPGPDRVRRRLHYGSQTAGPVVRRVMERSLAYLGVPPSFASEADAVAQGHTPAEVRTASAGSQR
- a CDS encoding LysM peptidoglycan-binding domain-containing protein, coding for MTREHKLALVVGFSLVLVVGVLISDHFSKARSARVLDANNTDPVAVAGVLPAVLVSTADASDLQPLPSPPPLTLPGPASEPLLGGRHEPEIINMAATAQTTRPVLIADAGGSDRTPGSLGISSLQPAVRVDTLQVNGEAPEPVPALKFSGLPVSTGSLRRHEVVKGDTLSVISEKYYSEKGLWKQLMAYNKGRVGSEGSLRIGVTLLIPPREVLLGTAQLPPEAKADQPASPTPTTEKPQKPSKPTSGTLYVVQAGDTLARIADRQLGSKSRWENIRDLNADLIDDADSLSIGMKLKLPAR
- the rsmH gene encoding 16S rRNA (cytosine(1402)-N(4))-methyltransferase RsmH; translation: MTKGHIPVLLNEVLATLDPGAGETYVDCTAGLGGHAAAIAPRLGSAGTVVLCDVDPANLSAAARRIQEMCQSPNLVTIRANFADLPRQLTERGLRANLLLADLGFASVQVDQADRGFSFSREGPLDMRLDPDSPVTAAQLVNSLPQYELARLIHEFGEEKQAGRIAQKIAESRADAPITTTTRLAAIIREALGSRARRPGASIDPATRTFQALRIAVNDEMGNLAALLDAIERQARAIGRHSSPAGWAGSGARLAVISFHSLEDRLVKRSFAAVVKRGHARDLVRKPIVASPAETAANPRSRSAKMRAIQLAAATPE